From one Streptomyces sp. ICC1 genomic stretch:
- a CDS encoding TetR/AcrR family transcriptional regulator — protein sequence MSASQQPSTSPRPPDAARRSDRSRRAILDAALALVGEVGYNKLTIEAIAARAGVGKQTIYRWWPSKAAVLLDASLALAGEAGTDSEWTGFPDTGDLAADLKSVLRATVDEFNDEKYEAPARALTAAGATDPELGARFTEQLLGPQLALYEERLRAARAAGQLAPDTDLRLVVEMLLGPLTYRWLLRTAPLTHAFADALVDSVLGGVGAGA from the coding sequence ATGAGCGCCAGCCAGCAGCCCAGCACCTCTCCCAGGCCTCCCGACGCCGCGCGCCGCAGCGACCGCTCCCGGCGGGCCATCCTCGACGCCGCGCTCGCCCTGGTCGGGGAGGTCGGCTACAACAAGCTGACCATCGAGGCCATCGCCGCCCGTGCGGGCGTCGGCAAGCAGACCATCTACCGCTGGTGGCCCTCGAAGGCGGCGGTGCTGCTGGACGCCTCGCTGGCCCTGGCCGGCGAGGCCGGGACCGACTCCGAGTGGACCGGCTTCCCCGACACCGGGGACCTGGCCGCCGACCTGAAGTCCGTACTGCGGGCGACGGTGGACGAGTTCAACGACGAGAAGTACGAGGCCCCCGCCCGCGCCCTGACCGCGGCCGGAGCCACCGATCCGGAGCTCGGCGCGCGATTCACCGAGCAGCTGCTGGGGCCGCAGCTCGCGCTGTACGAGGAGCGGTTGCGGGCGGCCCGCGCGGCCGGGCAGCTCGCACCGGACACGGACCTGCGGCTGGTCGTCGAGATGCTGCTGGGGCCGCTGACGTACCGGTGGCTGCTGCGCACGGCGCCGCTCACGCACGCGTTTGCGGACGCGCTGGTGGACTCGGTCCTGGGCGGGGTCGGCGCGGGGGCGTGA
- a CDS encoding bifunctional DNA primase/polymerase, with translation MGSEAGRVKRGEQSRISQWLRRKPKPDAEDPGREREALLLAVAAAGLPLSPAAHPAGYRCSCDRIGCPTPARHPVSFAWQTQSTTDRAQIERWARNQPAANFITATGMVHDVLDVPLEAGRSALERLLAAGIEVGPVAESAGTGDQARMLFFTATRGTPEDEDEWWPCELDCHPETMDEHPGLRWHCRGSYVLVPPAALPGDLAVSWLRGMEHPLPDPLTLLETLTDACATYAGASEHAPATVAWPLGR, from the coding sequence ATGGGGTCTGAAGCGGGCCGCGTCAAACGCGGCGAGCAGAGCAGGATTTCCCAGTGGCTGCGCCGCAAGCCGAAACCCGACGCCGAGGACCCCGGACGAGAACGCGAGGCCCTGCTGCTGGCCGTCGCCGCGGCGGGTCTGCCGCTCTCCCCCGCCGCGCATCCCGCGGGCTACCGGTGTTCGTGCGACCGGATCGGCTGTCCGACGCCCGCACGCCACCCCGTCTCCTTCGCCTGGCAGACCCAGTCGACCACCGACCGCGCGCAGATCGAGCGCTGGGCGCGCAACCAGCCCGCGGCCAACTTCATCACCGCGACGGGCATGGTCCACGACGTGCTGGACGTCCCGCTCGAAGCCGGACGCAGCGCGCTGGAGCGCCTGCTGGCCGCCGGCATCGAGGTCGGTCCGGTCGCCGAGTCGGCCGGCACGGGCGACCAGGCCCGGATGCTCTTCTTCACGGCGACCCGCGGGACGCCCGAGGACGAGGACGAGTGGTGGCCCTGCGAACTGGACTGCCACCCCGAGACGATGGACGAGCACCCGGGCCTGCGCTGGCACTGCCGCGGCAGCTACGTGCTGGTTCCGCCGGCCGCGCTGCCGGGTGATCTGGCGGTCAGCTGGCTGCGGGGGATGGAGCACCCGCTCCCGGACCCGCTCACCCTGCTGGAGACCCTGACGGACGCGTGCGCGACGTACGCGGGCGCCTCGGAACACGCCCCGGCAACGGTGGCCTGGCCCCTGGGCCGGTAG